A window from Streptomyces sp. NBC_00299 encodes these proteins:
- a CDS encoding flavin monoamine oxidase family protein, translated as MTSTVPNAVQHADEQQPPITMFGPDFPYAYDDFLAHPAGLGQIPATEHGTEVAVIGGGLSGIVAAYELMKMGLKPVVYEADEIGGRLRTVGFDGAGTEGLTAEMGAMRFPPSSTALQHYIDLVGLQTSPFPNPLAEATPSTVVDLKGESHYAETVEDLPQVYRDVAAAWNKCLEEGADFTDMNRAMRERDVPRIREIWAQLVEKLDNQTFYGFLCDSEAFKSFRHREIFGQVGFGTGGWDTDFPNSILEILRVVYTEADDHHRGIVGGSQQLPLRMWEREPEKIVHWPYGTSLASLHDNGAPRPAVTRLHRTAGNRITVTDANGDIRTYQAAIFTAQSWMLLSKIACDDSLFPIDHWTAIERTHYMESSKLFVPVDRPFWLDKAVDDRGNPTGRDVMSMTLTDRMTRGTYLLDDGPDKPAVICLSYTWCDDSLKWLPLSASERMEVMLKSLGEIYPKVDIRKHIIGNPVTVSWENEPYFMGAFKANLPGHYRYQRRLFTHFMQDRLPEDKRGIFLAGDDISWTAGWAEGAVQTALNAVWGVMHHFGGATDGSNPGPGDVYDEIAPVELPED; from the coding sequence ATGACGTCCACGGTGCCCAACGCCGTCCAGCACGCCGACGAGCAGCAGCCGCCGATCACCATGTTCGGCCCGGACTTCCCGTACGCCTACGACGACTTCCTCGCCCACCCGGCGGGGCTCGGCCAGATACCCGCGACCGAGCACGGCACCGAGGTCGCGGTCATCGGCGGCGGCCTCTCCGGCATCGTGGCCGCGTACGAGCTGATGAAGATGGGCCTCAAGCCCGTCGTGTACGAGGCCGACGAGATCGGCGGCCGGCTGCGCACCGTCGGTTTCGACGGCGCCGGCACCGAGGGCCTCACGGCGGAGATGGGCGCGATGCGCTTCCCGCCGTCCTCCACGGCCCTCCAGCACTACATCGACCTCGTGGGCCTGCAGACCAGCCCCTTCCCGAACCCGCTCGCCGAGGCCACCCCGTCGACCGTCGTCGACCTCAAGGGCGAGTCGCACTACGCCGAGACGGTCGAGGACCTTCCGCAGGTCTACCGGGATGTCGCCGCGGCCTGGAACAAGTGCCTCGAAGAGGGCGCCGACTTCACCGACATGAACCGCGCGATGCGCGAGCGGGACGTGCCGCGCATCCGTGAGATCTGGGCGCAGCTCGTCGAGAAGCTCGACAACCAGACCTTCTACGGCTTCCTCTGCGACTCCGAGGCCTTCAAGTCCTTCCGGCACCGCGAGATCTTCGGCCAGGTCGGCTTCGGCACCGGCGGCTGGGACACCGACTTCCCGAACTCCATCCTGGAGATCCTGCGGGTCGTCTACACCGAGGCCGACGACCACCACCGCGGCATCGTCGGCGGCTCCCAGCAGCTGCCGCTGCGCATGTGGGAGCGCGAGCCGGAGAAGATCGTCCACTGGCCCTACGGGACCTCGCTCGCCTCGCTCCACGACAACGGCGCGCCCCGCCCGGCCGTGACCCGGCTGCACCGCACCGCCGGCAACCGGATCACCGTGACGGACGCGAACGGCGACATCCGCACCTACCAGGCGGCGATCTTCACCGCGCAGTCCTGGATGCTGCTGTCGAAGATCGCCTGCGACGACTCGCTCTTCCCGATCGACCACTGGACGGCGATCGAGCGCACGCACTACATGGAGTCCAGCAAGCTCTTCGTGCCCGTCGACCGGCCGTTCTGGCTGGACAAGGCCGTCGACGACAGGGGAAATCCGACCGGCCGGGACGTCATGTCGATGACGCTGACGGACCGCATGACGCGCGGGACCTACCTGCTCGACGACGGTCCGGACAAGCCCGCCGTCATCTGCCTCTCCTACACGTGGTGCGACGACAGCCTGAAGTGGCTGCCGCTGTCCGCGAGCGAGCGGATGGAGGTCATGCTGAAGTCGCTCGGCGAGATCTACCCGAAGGTCGACATCCGGAAGCACATCATCGGCAACCCGGTGACCGTCTCCTGGGAGAACGAGCCCTACTTCATGGGCGCGTTCAAGGCCAACCTGCCGGGCCACTACCGCTACCAGCGCCGTCTGTTCACGCACTTCATGCAGGACCGGCTGCCCGAGGACAAGCGGGGCATCTTCCTCGCCGGCGACGACATCTCCTGGACGGCCGGCTGGGCCGAGGGCGCCGTCCAGACCGCGCTGAACGCGGTCTGGGGCGTCATGCACCACTTCGGCGGGGCGACCGACGGCTCCAACCCCGGGCCGGGCGACGTCTACGACGAGATCGCGCCGGTCGAGCTGCCGGAGGACTGA
- a CDS encoding LLM class F420-dependent oxidoreductase: MAIRLGLGLPQLRQYDLAKDVTDVARTAEQIGYDSLWVYERLLVPESPTQGLYGIPGLPWPDWYRGMAHPLVTLTLAAAVTERVRLGSGILVAPLHGPIQLAKALASLDAASGGRVVAGLGTGWSTDEFAAASVRPIEERGRVLDEVIDVCRAVWGPDPVSYEGRITKIDAAVVGPKPVRPIPILVAAGGGKALTRVVDHGDGWIPVAMDVQGYATAWQQIQDIAAQRGRTMPIERVPRVNAMYSAKAYDGDDRQPFQGSADQIVTDLAAYAEVGVDEVLLDLQTTLRDGQELKDVAAEVYQKARAAGI, translated from the coding sequence ATGGCCATCCGTCTCGGACTCGGTCTTCCCCAGCTCCGGCAGTACGACCTCGCCAAGGACGTGACGGACGTGGCCCGCACGGCCGAGCAGATCGGCTACGACAGCCTGTGGGTCTACGAGCGGCTGCTGGTCCCCGAGTCCCCCACCCAGGGTCTGTACGGCATCCCGGGCCTGCCCTGGCCGGACTGGTACCGCGGCATGGCCCATCCGCTGGTCACGTTGACCCTGGCCGCGGCGGTGACCGAACGCGTCCGGCTGGGTTCGGGCATCCTGGTCGCGCCGCTGCACGGACCGATCCAGCTGGCCAAGGCCCTGGCTTCGCTGGACGCGGCGAGCGGCGGCCGGGTGGTCGCCGGTCTGGGCACGGGCTGGTCGACCGACGAGTTCGCCGCCGCGTCGGTGCGGCCGATCGAGGAGCGCGGCCGGGTGCTGGACGAGGTGATCGACGTCTGCCGGGCGGTGTGGGGCCCGGACCCGGTGTCCTACGAGGGCCGGATCACGAAGATCGATGCGGCCGTGGTGGGCCCCAAGCCCGTACGGCCGATCCCGATCCTCGTGGCCGCGGGAGGCGGCAAGGCCCTGACGCGGGTCGTGGACCACGGCGACGGCTGGATCCCGGTCGCCATGGACGTGCAGGGGTATGCCACGGCATGGCAGCAGATCCAGGACATCGCCGCCCAGCGCGGACGCACCATGCCGATCGAGCGGGTGCCACGGGTGAACGCCATGTACTCGGCCAAGGCCTACGACGGTGACGACCGTCAGCCCTTCCAGGGCAGCGCCGACCAGATCGTGACGGACCTCGCGGCGTACGCCGAGGTCGGCGTGGACGAGGTCCTCCTCGACCTGCAGACCACTTTGCGGGACGGCCAGGAACTCAAGGACGTCGCCGCGGAGGTGTACCAGAAGGCGCGGGCCGCCGGGATCTGA
- a CDS encoding DUF5995 family protein, translating to MAQCEQFTTPVDAVISRMRALEAALPERDGVAVFNRVYLAVTEAVDGHIDGGRFTDARAAITLDVRFAERYLAAVDRAEREGRPPACWRPLFQMRRHPGVRPLQFALAGINAHIGHDLTLAVVDACRSLGCEPAELEDEFDRVGDLLVSLEERIREELMPGPDLLQIADPLTHLLGSWSLERARDATWSAARALWALRRLPDLAGEFTERLDAAVGFAGRMLLTPLPD from the coding sequence ATGGCGCAATGCGAACAATTCACCACGCCCGTGGACGCGGTCATCTCCCGTATGCGCGCCCTGGAAGCGGCCCTGCCCGAACGGGACGGAGTCGCGGTCTTCAACCGCGTCTACCTCGCCGTCACGGAGGCGGTGGACGGGCACATCGACGGCGGTCGGTTCACCGACGCGCGGGCCGCGATCACGCTGGACGTGCGGTTTGCGGAGCGGTATCTCGCGGCGGTGGACAGGGCCGAGCGGGAGGGGCGTCCGCCCGCGTGCTGGCGGCCGCTCTTCCAGATGCGCCGGCATCCCGGCGTACGCCCGTTGCAGTTCGCGCTCGCGGGTATCAATGCGCACATCGGCCACGATCTGACGCTCGCCGTGGTGGACGCCTGTCGTAGCCTCGGCTGCGAACCGGCCGAGCTGGAGGACGAGTTCGACCGGGTGGGTGATCTCCTCGTCTCGCTGGAGGAGCGCATCCGCGAAGAGCTGATGCCGGGTCCCGACCTGCTCCAGATCGCCGACCCGCTCACCCATCTGCTCGGCTCCTGGAGCCTGGAGCGGGCCCGGGACGCCACCTGGTCGGCGGCGCGGGCGCTGTGGGCGCTGCGCCGGCTCCCGGACCTCGCCGGGGAGTTCACCGAGCGGCTGGACGCGGCCGTGGGGTTCGCGGGACGCATGCTCCTCACGCCCCTGCCGGACTGA
- a CDS encoding glycoside hydrolase family 6 protein, which translates to MVVAASVVVAVGTVTGMMSALDDRGRSDQARTPEVTRSPSLEPLPLVPSPSPSLTKSPSPTSASPTPKKKPAPRSPTPSPTRTERKQQPAVVSARLYRHPDSQVLDWVRDNAGDPRHAVIASRIAAQPAAVWFADFTPDTITARVRAVTSGGSALGRVPVVVPYAIPGRDCGGYSEGGAPDLDAYDAWIDRFAAGLGSGDVIVILEPDSVAQSECLSAGERADRFASLARAGRAFKAANPRARVYYDAGHSGWNAPGKQAGWLKQAGAASAASSDGIFSNVSNFHATTDEIAYVRQVLDALDGPASLGAVIDTSRNGAGAPADGEWCDPAGRRLGRAPTLSTGEARIDAYLWVKLPGESDGCKGRPGTFTASYAYDLAR; encoded by the coding sequence ATGGTCGTGGCGGCCTCGGTCGTGGTCGCCGTCGGCACGGTGACCGGCATGATGTCCGCGCTCGACGACAGAGGGCGTTCCGACCAGGCAAGGACGCCCGAGGTGACCCGCTCGCCGAGCCTGGAGCCCCTGCCGCTCGTGCCCTCGCCCTCCCCGTCGCTGACGAAGTCCCCTTCGCCGACGTCCGCTTCACCGACACCGAAGAAGAAGCCCGCCCCCAGGAGCCCCACGCCCTCGCCGACCAGGACCGAGAGGAAGCAGCAGCCCGCCGTGGTGTCCGCCCGCCTCTACCGCCACCCCGACTCCCAGGTCCTCGACTGGGTCCGCGACAACGCCGGAGACCCGCGCCACGCCGTCATCGCGTCCCGGATCGCCGCCCAGCCGGCCGCGGTGTGGTTCGCCGACTTCACGCCGGACACCATCACCGCCCGGGTCCGCGCGGTCACTTCGGGCGGGTCCGCGCTGGGGCGGGTGCCGGTGGTGGTGCCCTACGCCATCCCGGGCCGTGACTGCGGCGGGTACTCCGAGGGCGGGGCGCCCGACCTCGACGCCTACGACGCCTGGATCGACAGGTTCGCCGCGGGACTGGGCTCCGGCGACGTCATCGTCATCCTGGAGCCCGACTCCGTCGCCCAGTCCGAGTGCCTCTCCGCCGGTGAGCGCGCCGACCGCTTCGCCTCGTTGGCCCGCGCGGGCCGCGCCTTCAAAGCGGCGAACCCCAGGGCGCGCGTCTACTACGACGCCGGGCACTCCGGCTGGAACGCGCCCGGCAAGCAGGCCGGGTGGCTGAAGCAGGCCGGCGCCGCCTCGGCCGCGTCCTCCGACGGCATCTTCAGCAACGTCTCCAACTTCCACGCCACGACCGACGAGATCGCTTACGTCCGACAGGTCCTCGACGCCCTGGACGGCCCCGCGAGCCTGGGCGCCGTCATCGACACCAGCCGCAACGGCGCCGGAGCTCCGGCCGACGGGGAGTGGTGCGACCCCGCCGGCCGCAGGCTGGGCCGGGCGCCGACGCTCAGCACCGGCGAGGCGCGGATCGACGCCTATCTGTGGGTGAAGCTGCCGGGGGAGTCGGACGGGTGCAAGGGCAGGCCCGGGACATTCACCGCGTCGTACGCCTATGACTTGGCGCGCTGA
- a CDS encoding uracil-xanthine permease family protein, translated as MDLGVRWKLHGDGRTPAPGAVVRPDERLSWPRTAGLGAQHVVAMFGASFVAPVLMGLDPNLAIMMSGVATVIFLLATRGRVPSYLGCSLSFVGVAAVIRADGGSSATVTGAVLVVGAVLFLIGLAVRRFGARIIHATMPPIVTGAVVMLIGFNLAPVTASTYWPQDQWTALLVMLFTGLAVVCLRGFWSRIAIFLGLVFGYGISWAFDRIFGRIHSADASGKVTDHWRLDLSGVAKADWIGLPDLHGPSFQWSAILVALPVVIALVAENAGHVKAVGEMTGDNLDDKLGTAISADGAASVLSTAVGGPPNTTYSENIGVMAATRVYSTAAYWAAAGFALLFGVCPKFGAVVAAIPGGVLGGITVILYGMIGLLGAQIWINAKVDLRNPLNLVPAAAGIIIGVGNVTLEFTDTFELSGIALGTLVVITGYHALRAFAPAHLKTQHPLLDEGTSSYDEESESDTGKGSQRAKS; from the coding sequence ATGGATCTCGGCGTCCGCTGGAAACTGCACGGCGACGGACGCACTCCGGCGCCCGGAGCGGTGGTCCGCCCCGACGAGCGGCTCTCCTGGCCCCGCACCGCCGGGCTCGGCGCCCAGCATGTGGTGGCCATGTTCGGCGCGTCCTTCGTGGCGCCGGTGCTGATGGGGCTCGACCCCAACCTGGCGATCATGATGTCCGGCGTGGCGACGGTCATCTTCCTGCTCGCCACCCGCGGCCGGGTGCCCAGCTACCTCGGCTGCTCCCTCTCCTTCGTCGGCGTCGCGGCGGTCATCCGGGCCGACGGCGGTTCGAGCGCGACCGTCACCGGCGCGGTCCTCGTCGTCGGTGCCGTGCTATTCCTGATCGGTCTCGCCGTACGGCGCTTCGGTGCGCGGATCATCCACGCCACGATGCCGCCGATCGTCACCGGCGCCGTGGTCATGCTCATCGGCTTCAACCTCGCGCCGGTGACCGCCTCGACGTACTGGCCGCAGGACCAGTGGACGGCGCTGCTGGTGATGCTGTTCACCGGTCTGGCGGTGGTCTGCCTGCGCGGCTTCTGGTCCCGGATCGCGATCTTCCTGGGCCTGGTCTTCGGCTACGGCATCTCCTGGGCCTTCGACCGGATCTTCGGCCGGATCCACTCGGCCGACGCGAGCGGCAAGGTCACCGACCACTGGCGGCTCGACCTCTCCGGCGTCGCCAAGGCCGACTGGATCGGCCTGCCCGATCTGCACGGCCCGTCCTTCCAGTGGTCGGCGATCCTGGTGGCGCTGCCCGTCGTGATCGCGCTGGTCGCCGAGAACGCCGGGCACGTCAAGGCGGTCGGCGAGATGACCGGCGACAATCTGGACGACAAGCTGGGCACCGCGATCTCCGCGGACGGCGCCGCCTCGGTGCTCTCCACCGCGGTGGGCGGCCCGCCCAACACCACGTACTCCGAGAACATCGGCGTGATGGCCGCGACCCGCGTCTACTCCACCGCCGCCTACTGGGCCGCCGCCGGCTTCGCGCTGCTCTTCGGGGTCTGCCCCAAGTTCGGCGCGGTGGTCGCCGCCATCCCGGGCGGCGTCCTCGGCGGCATCACCGTCATCCTGTACGGCATGATCGGCCTGCTCGGCGCGCAGATCTGGATCAACGCCAAGGTGGACCTGCGCAATCCGCTGAACCTGGTGCCGGCCGCGGCGGGCATCATCATCGGCGTCGGCAACGTCACCCTGGAGTTCACCGACACCTTCGAGCTCAGCGGCATCGCGCTGGGCACGCTGGTGGTCATCACCGGCTACCACGCGCTGCGGGCGTTCGCCCCCGCCCACCTCAAGACCCAGCACCCGCTGCTCGACGAGGGCACGTCCTCCTACGACGAGGAGAGCGAGAGCGACACCGGCAAGGGGTCTCAGCGCGCCAAGTCATAG
- a CDS encoding MFS transporter, which translates to MGEVVYDLREVRRARYAVASVFAVHGAVTGSFATRVPWIQDHAGVSAGQLGLALAFPALGASVSMPVAGSISHRFGARNALRGLIALWTLALTLPSLAPNLLTLCLALFTFGATAGMADVAMNALGVEVENRLGRSIMSGLHGMWSAGALIGSAAGTLAAHLGSDARLHHALAAVTLTCLGILACRWVLDLQPAEDEEPPPRFALPPRSALLIGAVGFCAVFAEGASLDWSAVYLRDQLDTTAGLAAACTTGFTLTMALARLAGDRVVDRYGAVRTVRSGGVLATLGGLLIVVSDSPALAMTGFALLGLGIAVVVPLCFAAAGRSGSNPSLAIAGVATITYTSGLVAPSAIGGIAQATSLMVSFCLVTVLSSGLVVFARVLRAGDRDRPKISRPDAAVPDPRP; encoded by the coding sequence ATGGGCGAAGTGGTCTACGACCTGCGCGAGGTGAGGCGGGCCCGGTATGCCGTGGCGTCCGTCTTCGCCGTGCACGGCGCCGTCACCGGGTCGTTCGCGACACGCGTGCCATGGATCCAGGACCATGCCGGCGTCAGCGCGGGCCAGTTGGGGCTGGCGCTCGCCTTCCCCGCGCTCGGCGCCTCCGTCTCCATGCCGGTGGCGGGCAGCATCAGCCACCGCTTCGGGGCCCGCAACGCCCTGCGCGGACTGATCGCCCTGTGGACACTCGCGCTCACCCTGCCCTCCCTCGCCCCCAACCTGCTGACCCTGTGCCTGGCCCTGTTCACCTTCGGCGCCACGGCGGGCATGGCGGACGTGGCGATGAACGCGCTCGGCGTCGAGGTCGAGAACCGCCTCGGGCGGTCGATCATGTCGGGGCTGCACGGCATGTGGAGCGCCGGCGCCCTGATCGGCTCGGCGGCCGGCACGCTCGCGGCCCACCTGGGCTCGGACGCCCGGCTGCACCACGCGCTCGCCGCGGTGACCCTCACCTGCCTCGGCATCCTGGCCTGCCGGTGGGTGCTCGATCTGCAGCCCGCCGAGGACGAGGAGCCGCCGCCCCGGTTCGCGCTGCCGCCCCGCTCGGCGCTGCTCATCGGCGCGGTCGGGTTCTGCGCGGTCTTCGCGGAGGGGGCGAGCCTGGACTGGTCGGCGGTCTATCTGCGGGACCAGTTGGACACCACGGCCGGTCTCGCGGCGGCCTGCACGACCGGCTTCACGCTGACCATGGCGCTGGCCCGGCTGGCCGGCGACAGGGTGGTCGACCGCTACGGCGCCGTGCGCACGGTCCGCTCCGGCGGCGTCCTCGCCACGCTCGGCGGCCTGCTCATCGTCGTCTCGGACAGTCCGGCTCTGGCGATGACCGGGTTCGCGCTGCTGGGACTGGGCATCGCGGTGGTCGTGCCCCTGTGCTTCGCGGCGGCGGGCCGCAGCGGCAGCAACCCCTCGCTGGCCATCGCGGGCGTCGCGACGATCACGTACACCTCGGGTCTGGTCGCACCGAGCGCGATCGGCGGGATCGCCCAGGCCACCAGTCTGATGGTGTCCTTCTGCCTGGTCACCGTGCTGTCCTCCGGGCTGGTCGTCTTCGCGCGCGTCCTGCGCGCGGGGGACCGCGACCGCCCGAAGATCAGCCGCCCGGACGCGGCGGTTCCCGACCCGCGCCCGTGA
- a CDS encoding ROK family transcriptional regulator, producing the protein MPASPSTARAINDRLALRLLQQDGPLTAGQLKQLTGLSRPTVADLVERLTDAGLIAVVGEAGEQRRGPNAKLYGIVADRAHLAALDVRTEGVSVVVSDLVGAVLAEASVPIGGEMGTGPAVEQAVALVERVAKEAGADRLHTVGIGAPGLIDPATGELRDSTGLPEWHRRLVAALQERLPEARVNVENETNLAALAEQCDGVARDRDTFVLLWLGHGTGAAVVLDGALRRGASGGTGEIGFLPVPGTSGPPSAVDCEGGFHSLAGSAAIVELAGAHGVSVEGASVHEPAAAGVVREAVALVGGHAAGDSDRFLDALADRLALGVASVVAILDPGCVVLGGEVGQAGGAVLAARVEERVRRMSPLATVVRPSGLGGGAVLRGALLTARDAAQDDLFAPPDR; encoded by the coding sequence ATGCCCGCATCCCCGAGCACCGCCCGGGCCATCAACGACCGGCTCGCCCTGCGACTGCTCCAGCAGGACGGCCCGTTGACGGCAGGGCAGTTGAAGCAGCTGACCGGACTGTCCCGGCCGACCGTCGCCGACCTCGTCGAGCGCCTCACCGACGCCGGCCTGATCGCGGTGGTGGGCGAGGCCGGGGAACAGCGGCGCGGCCCGAACGCCAAGCTGTACGGCATCGTCGCCGACCGCGCCCATCTGGCGGCGCTGGACGTCCGTACCGAGGGGGTCTCCGTCGTCGTCTCCGACCTGGTCGGGGCCGTGCTCGCCGAGGCGTCGGTGCCGATCGGCGGCGAGATGGGGACCGGGCCCGCGGTGGAGCAGGCGGTGGCGCTGGTGGAGCGGGTCGCCAAGGAGGCGGGGGCGGACCGGCTCCATACGGTCGGGATCGGCGCGCCGGGCCTGATCGACCCGGCGACCGGTGAGCTGCGTGACTCCACGGGCCTGCCCGAATGGCACCGCCGCCTGGTGGCAGCCCTCCAGGAACGGCTCCCCGAGGCGCGCGTCAACGTCGAGAACGAGACCAACCTCGCCGCCCTCGCGGAACAGTGCGACGGGGTGGCCCGGGACCGTGACACCTTCGTCCTGCTGTGGCTCGGCCACGGCACCGGCGCGGCGGTTGTCCTCGACGGCGCGCTGCGCCGCGGTGCCTCGGGCGGTACCGGCGAGATCGGATTCCTGCCGGTGCCGGGCACGTCGGGGCCGCCGTCTGCGGTGGACTGCGAGGGCGGTTTCCACTCACTCGCGGGGTCGGCGGCGATCGTGGAGCTGGCGGGGGCGCACGGGGTGAGTGTTGAGGGGGCATCCGTGCATGAGCCTGCGGCGGCGGGGGTGGTGAGGGAAGCGGTGGCGTTGGTCGGCGGACACGCTGCCGGCGATTCCGACCGCTTCCTCGACGCCCTGGCCGACCGCCTCGCCCTGGGTGTGGCCTCCGTCGTCGCGATCCTCGACCCCGGCTGTGTGGTCCTCGGCGGGGAGGTCGGGCAGGCCGGTGGGGCGGTGCTCGCCGCGCGGGTGGAGGAGCGGGTCCGGCGGATGTCACCGCTGGCAACGGTGGTGCGACCCAGTGGTCTGGGCGGCGGCGCCGTCCTGCGCGGAGCGCTGCTCACCGCACGGGACGCCGCCCAGGACGATCTGTTCGCCCCGCCCGACCGCTGA
- a CDS encoding SDR family oxidoreductase, producing the protein MTTILVTGGTGTLGRLVSERLRADGHEVRVLSRSAQPYAVDLRKGGPGLDVALQGVDTIVHCASSQGGGDEKAAAHLIAAARRAEVRHLVYISIVGVDRVPYGYYRSKLAVEKLIEESGLNWTVLRATQFHDLLVRVLGMLSKLPVLLLPARVKDQPIEVAEVADRLAELALADPAGRVEDMGGPEVRTFDSLARAYLKATGRKRAVVNLPLWGKGYEGFRSGGHLAPGHAVGKGTFEEYLERQFGGGRGV; encoded by the coding sequence ATGACCACGATCCTGGTGACCGGCGGTACCGGAACACTCGGCCGGCTCGTCAGCGAACGGCTGCGCGCGGACGGGCACGAGGTGCGGGTGCTCAGCAGGAGTGCCCAGCCGTATGCCGTCGATCTTCGCAAGGGCGGCCCGGGCCTGGACGTGGCGCTGCAAGGCGTGGACACGATCGTGCACTGCGCGAGCTCGCAGGGCGGCGGCGACGAGAAGGCGGCGGCGCATCTGATCGCGGCTGCGCGCAGGGCCGAGGTACGGCACCTGGTCTACATCTCGATCGTCGGCGTCGACCGGGTGCCGTACGGCTACTACAGGTCCAAGCTCGCCGTCGAGAAGTTGATCGAGGAGTCGGGACTCAACTGGACCGTGCTGCGCGCGACCCAGTTCCACGACCTGCTGGTGAGGGTGCTCGGCATGCTGTCCAAGCTGCCCGTGCTGCTGCTGCCGGCCCGCGTGAAGGACCAGCCCATCGAGGTGGCGGAGGTCGCGGACCGCCTCGCCGAACTGGCCCTCGCCGACCCGGCCGGCCGGGTCGAGGACATGGGCGGCCCCGAGGTACGGACCTTCGACTCCCTGGCCCGCGCCTACCTGAAGGCGACGGGCCGGAAGCGGGCGGTGGTGAACTTGCCGCTGTGGGGCAAGGGGTACGAGGGGTTCCGCTCGGGCGGGCATCTGGCGCCGGGGCATGCGGTGGGGAAGGGGACGTTCGAGGAGTATTTGGAGCGGCAGTTCGGGGGTGGGCGGGGGGTCTGA